The following proteins are encoded in a genomic region of Nycticebus coucang isolate mNycCou1 chromosome 17, mNycCou1.pri, whole genome shotgun sequence:
- the CPLX2 gene encoding complexin-2, with protein sequence MDFVMKQALGGATKDMGKMLGGEEEKDPDAQKKEEERQEALRQQEEERKAKHARMEAEREKVRQQIRDKYGLKKKEEKEAEEKAALEQPCEGSLTRPKKAIPAGCGDEDEEEEESILDTVLKYLPGPLQDMFKK encoded by the exons ATGGACTTCGTCATGAAGCAGGCCCTGGGAG GGGCCACCAAGGACATGGGGAAAATgctggggggagaggaggagaaggacccAGACGCacaaaagaaggaggaggagcgGCAGGAGGCGCTGCGGCAGCAGGAAGAGGAGCGCAAAGCCAAGCACGCGCGCATGGAGGCCGAGAGGGAGAAGGTCCGACAGCAGATCCGAGACAAG TACGGgctgaagaagaaggaggagaaggaggccgAGGAGAAGGCAGCCCTGGAGCAGCCCTGCGAGGGGAGCCTGACACGGCCCAAGAAGGCCATCCCTGCTGGCTGTGGTgatgaggatgaggaggaagaggagagcatCCTGGACACGGTGCTCAAATACCTGCCCGGGCCACTGCAGGACATGTTCAAGAAGTAA